The following proteins are co-located in the Legionella busanensis genome:
- a CDS encoding glycosyltransferase, which produces MYVSVKLKFLICLIIALAWLILCFWLSLPWIADLAVYISIIPSLIIVFSIALIPGFMFMFLLTSYLLDQRESKKINNYYPPLTILIAAYNEEEIIKSTLMAIKNQVYPNYIETILIDDGSEDRTIKYAETVGLENIHIIQAQHNGKAAALNVGLTKAKFDWIITLDADTYLLPNAIKELVNKLFSGPEGTIACAGSVYVKNSRQTLMTRIQEWDYFHAIAVIKRSQSLLQGTLVAQGAFSIYKKTALEEIGGWPLLVGEDIVLTWALLNKGYRIDFAEKAICFTSVPTTYRQFFYQRSRWARGLIEAFYHHIRTLIRPRLATFYVYWNLGFILFDTIFFFVFIPGLIAALFGYYFIAGPMTLALIPLALLNNLIFFIGQKDLFKLSGLRVRKNIMGFILYLLFYQFLMNPAVIHGYFSELIRIKKTWGTK; this is translated from the coding sequence ATGTATGTTTCAGTAAAATTAAAATTTTTAATCTGTCTTATTATTGCTCTTGCCTGGTTAATACTTTGTTTTTGGTTGTCCTTACCCTGGATAGCAGATTTAGCTGTATATATATCAATTATCCCATCTTTAATTATTGTTTTTTCTATAGCTCTTATTCCTGGTTTCATGTTTATGTTTTTGCTTACAAGTTATCTTTTGGATCAACGTGAAAGTAAAAAAATTAATAATTATTATCCGCCCCTCACAATTCTTATTGCCGCTTATAATGAAGAAGAAATAATAAAATCTACTTTGATGGCAATTAAAAACCAAGTTTATCCCAATTATATAGAAACTATTTTAATTGACGATGGCTCGGAAGATAGAACAATAAAATATGCAGAGACGGTTGGTTTAGAAAACATACATATAATACAAGCGCAACATAATGGGAAGGCTGCTGCTTTAAATGTAGGTTTAACCAAAGCTAAGTTTGATTGGATAATTACTTTAGATGCAGATACTTATTTATTACCTAATGCAATTAAAGAACTTGTGAATAAATTATTTAGTGGTCCTGAGGGAACTATCGCTTGTGCTGGCTCAGTCTATGTAAAAAATTCTCGCCAAACATTAATGACTAGAATCCAAGAATGGGATTATTTTCATGCAATCGCTGTGATTAAACGATCACAAAGTCTTTTGCAAGGCACGTTAGTAGCTCAAGGTGCATTTTCTATTTATAAAAAAACTGCTCTAGAAGAAATAGGTGGCTGGCCATTATTAGTTGGTGAAGATATTGTACTCACTTGGGCATTACTCAATAAGGGGTATCGTATTGACTTTGCTGAGAAAGCTATTTGTTTTACGAGCGTTCCCACTACCTATCGTCAGTTCTTTTATCAGCGAAGTCGATGGGCTCGAGGCTTAATAGAAGCATTTTATCATCATATTAGAACATTAATAAGACCCCGTTTAGCTACTTTCTATGTTTATTGGAACTTAGGCTTTATTCTCTTTGATACAATATTCTTTTTCGTTTTTATTCCGGGTTTAATAGCTGCATTATTTGGTTATTACTTTATTGCAGGCCCGATGACATTAGCTCTTATCCCTCTAGCTCTTCTGAACAATCTTATTTTTTTCATAGGTCAAAAAGATTTGTTTAAATTAAGTGGATTACGAGTAAGAAAAAATATAATGGGTTTTATTCTATATCTTTTGTTTTACCAATTTTTAATGAACCCTGCGGTTATTCACGGTTATTTTTCAGAATTAATAAGAATTAAAAAAACCTGGGGAACAAAATGA
- the purH gene encoding bifunctional phosphoribosylaminoimidazolecarboxamide formyltransferase/IMP cyclohydrolase, with amino-acid sequence MLPFSPKRALLSVSNKNGLIDIATTLHEHNIELVATGNTAALLRQAKLPVTEVSDCTHFPEILDGRVKTLHPAIHAGLLARGKQDQHVLKQHAIKPFDILIVNLYPFEQVISDPDCKFSEAIENIDIGGPAMVRAAAKNHAHLIVVVNPHDYQELAEYINLKKMPKDWRFNLAKKAFAHTAAYDAAISNYLNALNDEKTPSGFPTTLTCQFNKQYDLRYGENPHQQAIFYTDKNALPGSLALAKVIQGKALSYNNLLDADAALDCVRAFASTTAACVIVKHGNPCGIALASNQLQAYQRAYQTDPVSSYGGILAFNHCLEEDTASTLLATQFAEVIIAPIISDAARKVLATKPNIRVLETGNLPVNDQFKLDMRHIDGGFLVQEHDNFPIDINKFMIVTEKRPTKEQQQDLLFAWQAVKYVKSNAIVLAKDLATIGIGAGQTSRVMSTRIALWQAEQAGFSSQGSILASDAFFPFPDSIELIAKAGITAIIQPGGSIRDGQIIAAANAANIAMIFTGVRHFKH; translated from the coding sequence ATGCTCCCTTTTAGCCCTAAAAGAGCGTTATTAAGTGTTTCTAATAAAAATGGCTTAATTGACATAGCCACTACACTTCATGAGCATAATATTGAATTAGTTGCCACAGGAAATACTGCCGCCTTATTACGTCAAGCGAAACTTCCTGTTACTGAAGTGAGTGATTGTACCCATTTTCCTGAAATATTAGATGGGCGTGTTAAAACACTGCATCCAGCTATTCATGCTGGTTTACTAGCGCGTGGAAAACAAGATCAGCATGTCTTAAAACAACATGCCATTAAGCCGTTTGATATTTTGATCGTTAATCTCTACCCTTTTGAACAAGTTATTAGTGATCCAGATTGTAAATTTTCTGAAGCAATTGAAAATATTGATATCGGCGGTCCTGCTATGGTTCGAGCAGCAGCAAAGAACCATGCCCATCTTATAGTTGTTGTTAACCCTCACGATTATCAAGAATTAGCAGAATATATTAATTTAAAGAAAATGCCTAAAGACTGGCGCTTTAACCTGGCAAAAAAAGCATTTGCACATACGGCTGCTTATGATGCGGCTATTTCCAATTATCTCAATGCTTTAAATGACGAAAAAACGCCTAGTGGTTTTCCTACTACGCTAACTTGCCAATTTAACAAACAATATGATTTGCGTTATGGAGAAAATCCTCATCAACAAGCTATTTTTTATACAGATAAAAATGCACTACCAGGCTCTCTCGCTCTTGCTAAGGTTATTCAAGGCAAAGCACTTTCTTACAATAACTTATTGGATGCTGATGCAGCGCTAGATTGTGTACGCGCTTTCGCATCAACTACTGCGGCCTGCGTTATTGTTAAACATGGTAATCCATGTGGTATCGCTTTAGCAAGCAATCAACTTCAAGCTTATCAACGCGCCTATCAAACTGATCCTGTGTCAAGTTACGGCGGTATTTTAGCCTTTAATCATTGTCTAGAAGAAGACACGGCAAGCACCTTATTGGCAACTCAATTTGCTGAAGTGATTATTGCGCCAATTATTAGTGATGCTGCGAGAAAAGTTTTAGCAACTAAACCCAATATTCGAGTTTTAGAAACCGGCAATTTACCTGTAAATGATCAATTCAAACTTGATATGCGACATATTGACGGCGGATTCTTAGTTCAAGAACATGATAATTTTCCTATTGATATCAATAAGTTTATGATCGTTACTGAGAAAAGGCCTACAAAAGAGCAGCAGCAAGATTTACTCTTTGCCTGGCAAGCTGTTAAATATGTCAAGTCAAATGCCATTGTACTAGCTAAGGACTTAGCAACTATTGGGATAGGCGCAGGACAAACAAGTCGTGTAATGAGTACCCGTATTGCATTATGGCAAGCAGAGCAAGCAGGCTTCTCTAGTCAAGGTTCAATTTTAGCATCTGATGCTTTTTTCCCTTTTCCTGACAGTATTGAGCTAATTGCCAAAGCTGGCATTACGGCAATTATTCAACCAGGTGGTTCAATCCGCGATGGACAAATTATAGCAGCCGCTAATGCAGCCAATATTGCTATGATATTTACCGGAGTGAGACATTTTAAGCATTAA
- the prmA gene encoding 50S ribosomal protein L11 methyltransferase, with product MWYQLEIEACRPDEVENLSDILETSGALSITLSDKNDDPVLEPLPGATPLWPEVTIKALFLYEELAQEIARNLSKLYTHLQVTISKLPDQDWERAWMDDFKPQCFGDRLWVCPSWLTPPSPKEINLILDPGLAFGTGTHPTTQLCLTWLAKADLSSKVMIDYGCGSGILALAALKLDAQLVHAVDIDPQALQATQSNAEVNKINAQQLIITSPDKLTVKVDLLIANILLTPLLQLKDKFKQLLNKQGMLVVSGILNEQTASLIEAYQSDFVHQQTDTLADWSLLVFTCR from the coding sequence GTGTGGTATCAGTTAGAAATTGAAGCATGTCGCCCTGATGAAGTTGAGAATTTAAGCGATATTCTTGAAACAAGTGGCGCGCTATCAATTACTTTAAGCGATAAAAATGATGACCCCGTTCTAGAGCCCCTACCAGGTGCAACACCTTTATGGCCCGAAGTAACAATAAAAGCACTCTTCCTATATGAAGAACTAGCTCAAGAAATTGCCCGTAATTTATCTAAGTTGTATACACATTTGCAGGTAACTATTTCTAAACTACCTGATCAGGATTGGGAAAGAGCCTGGATGGACGATTTTAAACCGCAATGCTTTGGTGACCGTTTATGGGTTTGCCCATCTTGGCTTACACCACCAAGCCCTAAAGAAATCAATTTAATCTTAGATCCAGGACTTGCCTTTGGTACAGGGACTCATCCTACTACGCAACTTTGCTTAACTTGGCTTGCTAAAGCAGACCTGTCCTCTAAAGTAATGATTGATTACGGCTGTGGTTCAGGGATCCTAGCTTTAGCTGCTTTAAAATTAGACGCTCAACTTGTCCATGCTGTTGACATTGACCCACAAGCATTACAAGCCACCCAAAGTAATGCTGAAGTTAATAAAATTAATGCACAACAATTAATTATAACTTCGCCTGATAAACTGACTGTTAAAGTTGATTTACTTATTGCCAATATTCTTTTAACACCTTTACTGCAATTAAAAGACAAATTTAAACAATTACTTAATAAACAAGGCATGTTGGTCGTTTCAGGTATTTTAAATGAACAAACAGCTAGCTTAATAGAGGCTTATCAATCTGATTTTGTTCATCAGCAAACGGATACTTTGGCAGATTGGTCATTACTTGTATTTACATGTCGTTAA
- the accC gene encoding acetyl-CoA carboxylase biotin carboxylase subunit has product MLNKIVIANRGEIALRILRACKELGIQTVAVHSSVDKDLLHVRLADETVCIGPAPSQKSYLNIPAIISAAEITDAVAIHPGYGFLSENADFADIVEQSGFTFIGPHSDTIRLMGDKVSAITAMKKAGVPCVPGSDGPLSENDQENIKLAREIGYPIIIKAAGGGGGRGMRVVHSESNLLNAIALTRSEAKAAFNNPTVYMEKFLENPRHIEFQVLGDGKGKAIHLGERDCSMQRRHQKVVEEAPAPGISPELRKEIGDRVVKACSELKYRGAGTFEFLYQDGCFYFIEMNTRIQVEHPVTELITGIDLIKEQIKIASEVPFTLKQEDIQLTGHAIECRINAEDPRTFMPSPGTIRLLHQPGGPGIRFDSHIYSSYTVPPNYDSMIGKLISYGKTRKEAIGRMRNALDEIIIEGIKTNIELHQRIMHDKSFVEGGTNIHYLESMLKES; this is encoded by the coding sequence ATGCTTAACAAAATTGTGATTGCTAATCGTGGTGAAATCGCTTTACGTATTTTGCGTGCCTGTAAAGAGCTAGGTATACAAACAGTTGCTGTTCATTCAAGCGTCGATAAAGATTTATTACATGTACGACTGGCTGATGAAACAGTTTGTATTGGCCCTGCACCTTCTCAAAAAAGCTATTTAAATATTCCTGCTATTATTTCAGCTGCTGAAATAACGGATGCTGTTGCTATCCATCCTGGTTATGGCTTTTTATCAGAAAATGCTGATTTTGCCGATATTGTTGAGCAAAGCGGCTTTACCTTTATTGGCCCTCATAGTGACACCATTCGTTTAATGGGTGACAAAGTATCAGCCATTACTGCAATGAAAAAAGCTGGCGTTCCTTGTGTTCCAGGTTCAGATGGCCCACTCTCAGAAAATGATCAGGAAAATATAAAACTTGCTAGAGAAATTGGTTATCCAATTATCATTAAAGCGGCTGGCGGTGGTGGCGGCCGTGGTATGCGTGTTGTTCATAGTGAATCAAACTTACTAAATGCAATTGCTTTAACACGTAGTGAAGCTAAAGCCGCTTTTAATAATCCTACCGTATATATGGAAAAATTCTTAGAAAATCCACGCCATATTGAATTTCAAGTGTTAGGCGATGGCAAAGGAAAAGCTATACACCTAGGGGAGCGTGATTGCTCTATGCAAAGACGGCACCAAAAAGTAGTAGAAGAAGCGCCAGCACCTGGAATATCGCCAGAATTACGGAAAGAAATTGGAGATCGAGTAGTAAAGGCTTGTTCAGAATTAAAATATCGAGGTGCAGGAACGTTTGAATTTCTCTATCAAGATGGCTGCTTTTATTTCATCGAAATGAATACCCGTATTCAGGTAGAGCATCCTGTTACCGAGTTGATTACCGGTATTGATTTAATTAAAGAGCAAATTAAAATTGCCAGTGAAGTACCTTTCACATTAAAACAAGAAGATATTCAATTAACTGGTCATGCTATTGAATGTCGTATCAACGCAGAAGATCCACGCACATTCATGCCTTCGCCTGGCACTATTCGCTTATTACACCAGCCAGGTGGACCAGGTATTCGATTTGACTCTCATATTTATAGTAGCTATACCGTACCGCCTAATTACGATTCTATGATTGGTAAATTAATTAGTTATGGTAAAACACGTAAAGAAGCTATTGGTCGAATGCGTAATGCGTTAGATGAAATTATTATTGAAGGCATTAAAACCAATATTGAGTTGCATCAGCGAATTATGCATGATAAAAGCTTTGTCGAGGGTGGAACCAATATTCATTATTTAGAATCGATGTTAAAGGAATCTTAA
- the accB gene encoding acetyl-CoA carboxylase biotin carboxyl carrier protein, with the protein MDIRKIKKLIELLEETGISEIEIKEGEESVRLSRYSYPPTEIAPPRYITAPSQPNLPTHIPPQIQPTTDITEVKTTENSISGHQIRSPMVGTMYTSPSPDAPAFVTVGQQVKAGDTLCIVEAMKMFNEIEADRAGKIIDICANNGDPVEYDQVLFIIE; encoded by the coding sequence ATGGATATCCGCAAAATCAAAAAACTTATTGAATTGTTGGAAGAAACAGGTATTTCAGAAATAGAAATCAAGGAAGGTGAAGAGTCCGTTCGTCTAAGTCGTTATAGCTATCCTCCCACTGAGATAGCGCCACCTCGCTACATTACGGCCCCCTCCCAGCCTAATTTGCCAACTCATATACCACCTCAAATTCAACCAACCACAGATATAACTGAAGTAAAAACCACAGAGAATTCAATATCAGGTCATCAAATTCGTTCTCCTATGGTTGGTACAATGTATACTTCCCCTTCACCTGATGCACCCGCTTTTGTAACTGTCGGCCAACAAGTCAAAGCAGGCGATACATTGTGTATTGTTGAAGCGATGAAAATGTTTAATGAAATTGAAGCTGATAGAGCAGGTAAAATTATCGATATCTGCGCAAACAATGGTGATCCGGTTGAATATGACCAAGTGTTATTTATTATTGAGTAA
- the aroQ gene encoding type II 3-dehydroquinate dehydratase has protein sequence MKKILVLHGPNLNRLGTREPSVYGSTNLADINNSLRKLATDKGWDLSCFQSNSEAALIDAIHQAADASIDYIIINPAAFTHTSVALRDALSAVAIPFFEVHISNIYAREPFRHFSYLSDIAQGVITGFGVRGYRLALQAILEESN, from the coding sequence ATGAAAAAAATTTTAGTTTTACATGGACCAAATTTAAACAGACTAGGTACACGTGAACCTTCTGTATACGGTTCAACAAATCTGGCAGATATTAATAATAGTTTGCGCAAACTAGCAACAGATAAGGGCTGGGATTTAAGTTGTTTTCAAAGCAATAGCGAAGCAGCATTAATTGATGCTATCCATCAAGCTGCTGATGCTAGTATTGATTACATCATTATTAATCCTGCTGCTTTTACCCATACGAGTGTTGCGCTTCGCGATGCATTAAGTGCCGTGGCTATACCTTTCTTTGAAGTACATATTTCCAATATTTATGCGCGTGAGCCCTTTAGACATTTTTCTTATTTGTCTGATATTGCTCAAGGTGTCATAACAGGATTTGGTGTTAGAGGCTATCGATTAGCCCTACAAGCCATTTTAGAAGAATCTAATTGA
- a CDS encoding PspC domain-containing protein, protein MTELQKPYKKLYRSRTDKKIAGVCGGLAAYFNMDPLWVRLLFVLFFLVGGSAFLVYIILWLLMPLEPTILPPTGDWKP, encoded by the coding sequence ATGACTGAATTACAGAAACCTTATAAAAAATTATATCGCTCACGTACTGACAAAAAGATTGCTGGTGTTTGTGGTGGGTTAGCAGCTTATTTTAATATGGATCCCCTGTGGGTAAGGCTATTGTTTGTCCTCTTTTTTCTGGTGGGTGGGTCTGCGTTTTTAGTCTATATTATTTTATGGCTTCTTATGCCGCTTGAACCAACCATATTGCCTCCCACTGGAGATTGGAAGCCTTAA
- a CDS encoding L-threonylcarbamoyladenylate synthase, protein MSTITQNINEAITELNVGNLVAIPTETVYGLAGNAEDEEAILKIFALKNRPINHPLIMHVAKDCDLTRWVTSIPPYAQKLIDTFWPGPLTIVFNCQPNMVNPLVTGGQNTVAIRCPKHPVAQSLLQALNFPLVAPSANPFGKISPTTALHVQQSFSNQPLLILDGGRCEIGIESTIIDATSPIHYQVLRHGLIDEQSIQTTIAIETAKNESNIRVSGRLLTHYQPEKPLYCFRTAKELNRLLDLYPNAYIFSFSKKLNLNKNLYYQFSLNSREVAYELYYQLRQADNSSASTILVELPPLGKSWAGITERLLKMVNHSVNGLKIE, encoded by the coding sequence ATGAGTACTATTACACAAAATATTAATGAAGCAATTACTGAACTAAACGTAGGGAATCTGGTCGCCATACCAACTGAAACCGTTTATGGTTTAGCAGGTAATGCGGAAGATGAAGAAGCTATCTTAAAAATTTTTGCTCTCAAAAACCGACCTATTAATCATCCGTTAATTATGCATGTGGCTAAAGACTGTGATTTAACTAGATGGGTTACCTCTATACCCCCGTATGCTCAAAAATTAATTGATACTTTTTGGCCAGGTCCTTTAACCATTGTCTTTAATTGCCAACCGAATATGGTTAACCCTTTAGTTACAGGCGGCCAAAATACGGTTGCTATCCGCTGTCCTAAACATCCAGTTGCCCAATCATTACTGCAAGCTTTAAATTTTCCTCTAGTGGCTCCTTCAGCAAACCCCTTTGGCAAGATTAGCCCTACCACAGCGTTGCATGTGCAACAAAGTTTTAGTAATCAACCATTATTAATATTAGATGGAGGGCGCTGTGAAATAGGCATTGAATCAACTATTATTGATGCTACCTCACCTATTCACTATCAAGTATTAAGACATGGCTTAATCGATGAGCAATCTATTCAAACGACTATAGCAATAGAAACAGCAAAAAATGAGAGCAACATACGTGTATCTGGCCGCTTATTGACCCATTATCAACCCGAAAAACCACTTTATTGCTTTAGGACGGCTAAAGAGTTAAATCGCTTATTAGATTTATATCCTAATGCCTATATTTTTTCATTTAGCAAAAAATTAAATTTAAATAAAAACCTTTATTATCAATTTTCATTAAACTCGCGTGAAGTTGCTTACGAGCTTTATTATCAGCTTCGTCAGGCAGATAACTCATCTGCCTCTACCATTCTTGTCGAGCTTCCTCCACTAGGAAAGAGTTGGGCAGGCATTACAGAACGCCTATTAAAAATGGTTAATCACTCAGTGAATGGCTTAAAAATTGAATAA
- a CDS encoding cupin domain-containing protein, protein MLAMYNPKLSFKKVETVNNDLQIYPIQFNAKPPFEATFFHLQPGGETPLDCHIENECWLVLQGSGILTYAGTPYPLSEQDMFYFDSYKKHQLFNNSQNILIICSWFWLPS, encoded by the coding sequence ATGTTAGCTATGTATAACCCAAAATTAAGCTTTAAAAAAGTCGAAACAGTTAATAATGATTTACAAATTTATCCTATCCAATTTAATGCCAAACCTCCTTTCGAAGCGACTTTTTTTCACTTGCAGCCTGGTGGAGAAACGCCCCTAGATTGTCATATTGAAAATGAGTGCTGGCTTGTCTTACAAGGTAGTGGCATTTTAACGTACGCAGGTACGCCTTATCCTTTGTCTGAGCAAGATATGTTTTATTTTGATTCTTACAAAAAACATCAGTTATTTAATAACTCTCAAAATATACTCATTATTTGTTCCTGGTTTTGGCTACCTTCATAG
- a CDS encoding lysine N(6)-hydroxylase/L-ornithine N(5)-oxygenase family protein produces MIKGNQTSVVDLLGVGIGPFNLSLAALLSPIKSLKSYFFDQNPAFIWHPGMLIKEAEIQVSYLKDLVTLVDPTNPYSFISYLAKHKRLYRFMNAQFSHVFRMEFNHYLNWVSRSLPNLIFKEQVEDIQFTKALFTMRTSKRIIQSQHLVLGNGLSAHIPDAAKNYLSHSVFHNKDFLKYKHNLQGKKVAIIGGGQSGAEIIHDILSDTSNLPQKLIWITRRNLFAPLDDSTFTNDLFTPSFNHYFFNLSEEQKISFLNQHKLVSDGISLSLLNSIYRKMYILEFLENKGRFYKLIFNHELKKITKSSNGYNLAIQEFHSKYAQVISADIIILCTGYKWAYPSYLESLADRIPLQNDHYIVNQDFSLQWDGPKSNRIYVQNASRHMHGLADPNFCLMAWRSATIINSISEKEIYDLSSENCVFDINSANKFYEENNHVSYV; encoded by the coding sequence ATGATTAAAGGAAATCAAACGTCTGTAGTAGATTTATTAGGCGTAGGTATAGGCCCCTTTAACTTAAGTCTAGCCGCACTTTTATCCCCAATAAAATCATTAAAAAGTTATTTCTTTGATCAAAATCCAGCGTTTATTTGGCACCCAGGTATGCTCATTAAAGAGGCCGAAATTCAAGTAAGTTATTTAAAAGATTTAGTGACCTTAGTTGATCCAACTAATCCTTACTCTTTTATTTCCTATTTAGCTAAACATAAACGCCTGTATCGATTTATGAATGCGCAATTTAGTCATGTTTTCAGAATGGAATTTAATCATTATCTAAATTGGGTTAGCCGCTCGCTACCTAATCTAATATTTAAAGAACAAGTTGAAGATATTCAATTTACGAAAGCATTGTTTACTATGCGAACATCAAAAAGAATCATTCAATCTCAGCATTTAGTATTAGGAAATGGTTTATCTGCTCATATTCCGGATGCAGCAAAGAATTATTTAAGTCATTCTGTTTTTCATAATAAAGACTTTTTAAAATATAAACATAACCTACAAGGGAAAAAAGTTGCAATCATCGGAGGTGGGCAAAGTGGCGCTGAAATAATCCATGATATTTTATCAGATACCTCAAATTTACCTCAGAAATTAATTTGGATAACACGGCGCAATCTGTTTGCCCCACTTGATGATTCAACGTTTACTAATGATTTATTTACTCCTTCTTTTAATCATTATTTTTTTAATTTGTCCGAAGAACAAAAAATTTCTTTTCTCAATCAACATAAACTCGTAAGCGATGGCATCTCTTTAAGCCTTTTAAATTCAATTTATCGTAAGATGTATATTTTAGAATTTTTAGAAAATAAGGGACGTTTCTATAAACTAATTTTTAATCATGAACTCAAAAAAATTACCAAAAGCAGTAACGGTTACAATTTAGCTATTCAGGAATTTCATTCCAAATACGCTCAAGTCATTTCAGCAGATATTATTATTTTATGTACGGGTTATAAATGGGCATATCCCTCCTATTTAGAATCACTTGCAGACCGAATTCCTTTGCAAAACGACCATTATATCGTTAATCAAGACTTCTCCCTTCAATGGGATGGGCCAAAATCCAACCGAATTTATGTACAAAATGCATCTCGACATATGCATGGGTTAGCTGATCCTAATTTCTGTTTGATGGCATGGCGAAGCGCAACCATTATTAACAGTATCAGTGAAAAAGAAATCTACGATTTATCGTCTGAAAATTGCGTCTTTGATATTAATTCGGCCAATAAATTTTATGAGGAAAATAATCATGTTAGCTATGTATAA